The region TCTTATGGTAGAAGTGTCTTTCTACAGAGATGAGAACACCAACCTGGGCAGGCTCTTCATAAGGTGTTTCTTCAACATACGAGTTAGCAGCTGGTGCCTCCTCtggaaaaatatacaaaaacatataaatgagGTACTGTGAGTATGACTGTACGATTAGGGACTGTCACctgccagcaggtggcagcacaaacaaccaaacagaaaaaaaaaagctgctcaaaataaacaaagaaagcttttttttttgctcgttTAAATAAATGGCAGGGCTGGTAAAACTGATCAATGATGGCTTAAGGTGATGGGAAATGAAATGAACCCCACCTTTCCTCTGTTCCTGGGGAGGCGTCTCCTGCTCATGCTCATCTTTCTCAAATGTGGCTTGCTCATCATTCAAATCCGGCTCTTTAGCACCCAAAACACAAGCACAGACATGCATGTAGACAATGGAGCACATTCACAAGTCCACACAGGTTCAACGCCGCCACCGGACCCACTTAGAGCGTTCTTTACGTTTTTTGTTGTGAAAAGACAATTAgttaacaaaagaaacaaaaaaaaagacataggGAGTCCACAGGCTGAGCTGAGCGTAAAGCATGACGAAGAATGAAAATTACCATCATGAGAAATGTGGAGAAGATGACAAATATGACGAATGAAACACAGAGCGTTTTGTCTATAAAAGCCAGAACATGCGTTAAAACCAGTCATTTGCTACTTTAAGCTGTTACACTGTCTTATTTCCAACACTGACGTGTCAAAGCTGCACATTCTCATATCAAGAAGAATCtttgaaaaaatctgaaaggtgtggtgTGCTGCTGTATTCAGCCCATCTGACTCAATATTTTGCAGAATCGCATTTCACTGTAATAACAGCTCTCAGAGTATGTCTAATAGATTTGCACATCTGGTGGAAATATTTCTTCTCATTCTTTGCAGAAATCTCAAGTTCTGACAGACTGAATGGAGAGCAGTCTTGCTGTAGATTGGCGCCTGGGCCTTTTACACCAGAGTTGCCATGGAAATCCTGACTGCTTCTCTGAATAATGTCGTCCTTGCCTCACCTGTCAGCTTAGGTTGAGAGCCACGTCCGTTTGCATTTTCAGAAGATGGACTGAACAAAGCTCTAACATGTATTGATTTACACCGTTAAATTTCCCCACATCTCTGGACTGTAGGTGAACTGCCTTTACTAATATGGTGACTTATGAATTTACTGGTTGCCCTGGATGTTATTTTGTGTCATCAGAataaagggggctgaatacaaatcccacactttcacatttttatgtgtgaatCAGCCAAGTGTTATTTTTGATGAAAGGCAtttattggaaatattttactcaGGAAGTTGATTCTAAGTAATAAATCAAACAGAAGTGGTGGGTGTGAGTAACATCTCAGACTTCctataactttttgttttgctacaattatttttgatatgACTTGGGTTTTGATACTGGTGTGTTTCAGTCTTCCTGCCAATATGTGcatgttggggtgtgtgtgtgtgtgtgtgttaagcTCAGACCTGTGGCACGGACAACAGCAGCTGGCacaggagaaggagaaggttGGCGCGGAGGTGAGCAGGCTCGCTCAGATTCGTACGCTTGCTTAGACAGAAAAGGGCTTCGAAGTCGCCCTGAGCAGACGAAACAAACACCCCCCCAAACACGGGTCCACAAATGGATGAGAGAGAAGACAAAGAGGAGGCAGACTCAGCGGAAGAAGAGACACGGTTAAGGAGACAGAGTTAAGTATGATCATGAGGCAACTAGACACTCTGATGAAAACCTTTGAGTATGTATAGAGGCGGCGATTACAGTCGCACCCACCACTCCCCGACAGCAAGTCAAGAAAGTGTTACGCTGATGCAAGGTTGGCTGGGGCAAATAAAGCAAGCCGTTACTGCTTCTGCTGGGGCAATACCTGGCTGAGGGCTGTCAGGGGCAGCAGAGGGAGCGTCTGAGTCGCTGGGAGTCATTCCTCGCTCCCGCTGCTTGAACATTTCCCTGGGGTTCACGGCACGCTGAGAGATCAGAGAAGCCGCCTCCtatagaggggaaaaaaaaaagaagcatacgacaaaacaactaaaataaagatTCATCTGTAGGCAATAAAGAAAAGGTTAttagtaaagattttttttttaggaatttgtGCTGCAGATCTAAACTGGAAAAAGGAAAGAGCTTTAAAGATGTGAAGCTTAAAGAGAGTAGGATCGGAGGGAAAAGGTGCTTCAGGAgagaagggtttttttttgggaaGGAAAACTCACGTTGGCTTTCTCCACAGAGTCACCTCTCCTGACTGCTTTCCTTTGAGCTGCAtcgttctgctgctgctgctcctcctcctgatGGTGTCGATATTAAATTTGGCACGACTTTCACAAGATGTGCGCACTATATCTCTGGGTCATTCCGCCCCTTCGCCAAATCACACCACCACATTTTACCCACAATTACCTTTTCGCATCCATTGATTATTTAGCAATCCACACGCTTAAAATGGTAccagttttcctttttgtagaaataaataaatatgataattGGTGAAGCATGGATCAGAAATTTCTTGGGCGATACAGATGTTCTGAAGAAAGCTGGGGTTTGTGACAGAGGTTGCTGCACGAGGCAATGCCGAGATTATTCCCGTCTATGGATCAAAGTTTTCACTGGGTTTTTATTaagctaaaaaaatgttttgatgcatttaacaaattgtagttttttaaaagattaaccTAAAAATCAACAGAGTACGTCAAATGGTTCAAACCAGttctaatttttaataaaaaaataaaacaaaaaaaggttaaaaaaaaaaattaagataattTTCAGAAAACTTGGTATCACACAGCTTCTCCACTACTTTTGGCTTTGATCCCTATTTATTGGAGTCACGCAAACACATGTTTGATAGCAGATTACCAGTAAAACATCGTAAATTGTTTTAATCGGAAACTGCTCGGCTATGTAAATCATTGACTAAAAGTGTGTGTCAGCGATCAAGTCTGTATGTGTTTGTCTGTGCAGTGTGACTAGAAGTCACTTGtagttatattttcttttcttttattgcatATCCATTTTTTGCAACCTGCCAAGAGACTGTAGATGACAATTAGCTTATGCCATAATCCATCAAATggtgacatttatgtttgagcTGCATATAGTccctttttaaagaaagtttacTTTCATTACTAAATGATTTATTGTCAAAGGGCAAAAATTTCCACTGTCAATGTCCAAAACATCCTGCAGGAGGCGGTGCTATTTTTTACTGAACAacccaaaccaaaacaacacagGTATGAAATGGCGAAGCAGGAAAATGCCCAGCACTCTTCAGCTACCAAAACAGTGTTTTATAGTAAACCATCTCCACTTAAATAAGAATCTGTTGTTCATCCCAGTCAGCAGACTGAAGAGCTGAAAAACATTTGGTTGGCTGTCAGAGTCAGACACTCACCCAGCGTTGCTTTTCCTGCTCTTTGCTCTCggcttccagctgctgctgataCTTCctgccatgaaaaaaaaaagaggaggatcCTGTTAAAAGATGCTGTTATGAACAAGTCAGAACCAGAGCACACGCTACCTACTTTTGTTGATCGATTTGAGAAGATCTCTCCTTGTCCCTTTTATCCCTCTGCACTGCCTCTTTGGTCTCTCGGTCTTTCCTCTCCCTCTCCAGCTTTTGACGCTCCTCCTCAGCCTTACGACGGTCCTCCTGGCGACGTTTCTCCTCTTCTTTCTAAAAAGCCAACAGATCAgaatttgtttgaaattttacatcattaaaaccagaaagagaGTCTTATCACTACcataaacaactttttttttctctcccctccagggggtcttttgtgggctctagtgtcccttatatgaaagtaggctgacaggaaagggggaaggagaggggggaagacatgcggcaaatatcgccgggtccgggaatcgaacccgcgacggccgcgtcaaggactcaaggcctccaaacgtgggtcgctctacgccaccacagcacgccctaCCATAAATAACTTCAACCTCAAAAACCTATAGAAGTTTCAATatagttaaaatatttagcacTTCCTTTTAACCCAATATAGGAACttagacttttctttttttctctacacaaaatttttaaatggtGCCAACCAAGCAGATTCAGTGTGCAAGCAGAATCTGCACAAGACTGATGTTcagttgatgacatcaccaTCTGAGGTCAGAGTGAACCTCCACAGATCTCCATGGAAACTGTTGTACCTCTGCCTGTGCCCAGAAGTTGTCTTTATTGGTCTTCCTTATTTCTGACATGGCATTGGTTTTCTGGTACACTGAACCCTGAGGGGAGACAAAAGCATGCACAAAAACTGTGTAAGCATAAAACGGATACATAAAATCCATAGTGATGCAAAGTGTTAGTTAAACCAGACACCAAAGCACCTTACCTCTCTGTTTTAGCTCTTTTAGATCCATTAAAGccgcagtatgtaacttttataaaagcatgttttttgacatatttgttaaaactgtcactattttATGACAGTATGAGGaagataatatgtgaaaaaataaatacaaatatcaaGCTCCTCCAAATCCTCTTAGTGCCAAAGacaatcaatcagagccaggaggaatgCATTAGTGCCGTCTGTCACTTTTGTGTAcgcgctgctaaatgtgcaCAATTTACCGTTCCAGAAGAACTGCTCATCTGccgtcatcggtggctatgctaactagcctgagcattcgtGACAGGCTCCATTATGGACAGAGAGCAAACAGAGGGTGTGAGCAGTGCGTACACAAGTATGACTGACAGCACTGAGaccctcctggctctgattgtttCTGACCGATCTGTATTTCTGCTGATTttgtcacagattatctgtctcatcgTATACTTTCACGACATAGTAACAGTTTTCttagatatgtaaaaaaaaaaacatattttataaaatttacatactgcaactttaaagtaaaatatacagGTGTAGTTTACCGTAAGAACTATGTCTATGTCTACAACAcgtaatgataaaaatgtccAAGTGTTAAGATCTCTGTAAGACAGAGACTGTTGGGGAGGGAGCATACCACGGGCCCctgagggccgctgtcctggaAGCGGTTGGAGGCTTCTTTGTGGAAGCTGTAGTTGGCTCCTGAAGCTTTGGCCACCTTCTGCATGATCGCCTCAGGCTCCACATCCTCATCTGCTCTGGCATTGATGGTGACATGGGCCCCCTGAAACCgcaggaaagaaaaagataattCTCTTTCAGCACACaaccacattttaaatgtacCACCCACTGAAAATGTTGCTACAAACAGCCACCAGGTGAGTCAAACAGAAAGTAGTCACTTCCAGAAAGACCAAGGCTAACCAGTtcaatccaactgagaatctgtggcaagacatGATGATGAGATTGAGGTATTAGGttggggtgcaccgattgcagctTTCTGGCCGATCACTGATCATTAAAAAGCCTGACCAATTTCAATTTTGACCAATACCGATTTTCAGAACCGATTCATCAGTACATCTCTAGTATTTTGTATAGAAAAACAGGCAAACATTTCTGTCTCCAGAGGCAAAATAGCCAAGACGTACCTCAAaagatttgcaaaaatattttgaaaaccatgaatcATTTTCTTGAACTTCAGAAAGTGTGTGTTACTTTGTATTGATCTACTGCTTAAAGTATATTAAGGTTTATAGTTAGGTTACTGTGGAAATGTTCTAGGGCTTTTCCAAAGCCCCAAATTGTTTACTACCATAATCTTTTCAGAAACTACAACTTCCAGCAGCAGAACTACAAATTAAATAGCGCTAATATTGCATAACCTTGAGGCTAACTCACTTCTACCATAAGAACTGTCTGCAGTGATAAGAAGGAGGACAatgttgctctttttatttAGTGTCATTAGGTAGAATCATAATCATAATTTCAGGTCGACTACAGTTTTACACAGCTAGAGACATGTGATTACTAAATACCCAGATGTTAAGAACTTTCAATAAACAATTAAGATTCAAAAGAGATTTTGCCAATCCTGTGATGGCAATTTTCTCATCAACTGTGCTGACAGGAAATGATTCAGGATAAAACTAGATGCCTTTGCTGacattttgcagtaaaaaaaaaaaaaaaaacagaaaaagatgcatatttCACGTAGCCTCAAACATTCACGATTACCTTAAGGAAATTGGCCACAGAGCTGACGTGGTTTGCACATATTCCCTTCCTGGCATCTTTTACACCCTCTCCAGTCTGAAACGTAAACCATTATTGAAGCGTTTAACAACGCTTCAATACGTCGCGTGTCATTAAATGCAGGACGGAACCATGCAGCACTGACCCAGTTGATGAGGACATATTTAGGCAGACCGGAATTGGGATCCTGGACCCGGCAGAAAGCGTACATCACTTTTCCACTGTTGAGCTCCTCAACCAGCTCCTCCAGGCCTCCATCTGATACACAAACATTGTGGAAAAATTCAATGGCTTCTTGTGGTTTGTTGTGCAACGGTGGACATATTTTCCTCCCTCTTGGAAATGTTGGGCTTTAGAAAGCAAAGACCAGCAGTTCTTTTGTGCTCAGATTCAAGCACCACAACTGCATGCTGACAGAGACATTCCTGCATGCATTtgataacaacaacaacaacaactgggTAACTTACCTCCTTTTTCTACCAGGCGAATGTCATTGCTGTTTCCCTCGTACGTGAACAAGGCCCTGTGGAAAACACAAGGACGTACAGTGTTTTATCACTCATTAACCCATTTTAAGCATTCATGACACTTAAGCCCCTCTTCACACAAGATCTTTTAGGGAAGTAGAGTTCTGTAAATACGGCTGCTGCAGTTTTAATCCTCTTTAGAAACAGACATGTTAGTAATCTGTCTAGGCTGCTGGCCTTTGTCTTAATTAAAGGTTTCatatcattttatttgcttGGCGAATCTAACCATTCTTGAGCTCTTTGCgtgttttatatgttgcagaaaaatgaaaagcagatgATAGAAGTATCTGCCAGGTTTTAACTAGAGATGCATCAATGACACAGATTGGGTCACTGAAAGTATTCAAACAATATCAGTTTAACtacttttcataaatatgaaTCAACACTAAAATCTTCCACTAAATGTATATGTGCATCAACCAACAGTTTGGTACTATACTAAAGTATAAACTAAGTAGCTATTAGAATGGAATAATCttataaagatttaaaatttgtatCAAAGCAAATGGgtcacacttttcttttttaagtgaCATAGTTCAtaagtgggggaaaaaagtggaagggtcaaagaaaatcagaaatcggTATCGGACAGGGGAAGCCAGATCAGTGACGTTTCTAGTTTTAACCAAagacaaacactgaaaataaactTCCTTCCTATTCGCAAAGTGCAAGATACTTCTTCTTAGAATCAGAAACCAGCTCTCTCCGAAAGTCAGATCCCTATTCTCCTTTTATTTTACACAGTCTGCAAAACATCAcgggaa is a window of Xiphophorus hellerii strain 12219 chromosome 12, Xiphophorus_hellerii-4.1, whole genome shotgun sequence DNA encoding:
- the dbnlb gene encoding drebrin-like b isoform X1 codes for the protein MAVNLSKNGPALTAAYKEVVDEKSDTNWALFTYEGNSNDIRLVEKGDGGLEELVEELNSGKVMYAFCRVQDPNSGLPKYVLINWTGEGVKDARKGICANHVSSVANFLKGAHVTINARADEDVEPEAIMQKVAKASGANYSFHKEASNRFQDSGPQGPVGSVYQKTNAMSEIRKTNKDNFWAQAEKEEEKRRQEDRRKAEEERQKLERERKDRETKEAVQRDKRDKERSSQIDQQKKYQQQLEAESKEQEKQRWEEEQQQQNDAAQRKAVRRGDSVEKANEAASLISQRAVNPREMFKQRERGMTPSDSDAPSAAPDSPQPGRLRSPFLSKQAYESERACSPPRQPSPSPVPAAVVRATEPDLNDEQATFEKDEHEQETPPQEQRKEEAPAANSYVEETPYEEPAQVDESNSYEMTVEETSDKGICARALYDYQAADDTEISFDPDEIITGIEMIDEGWWRGYGPDGHFGMFPANYVELM
- the dbnlb gene encoding drebrin-like b isoform X4; the protein is MAVNLSKNGPALTAAYKEVVDEKSDTNWALFTYEGNSNDIRLVEKGDGGLEELVEELNSGKVMYAFCRVQDPNSGLPKYVLINWTGEGVKDARKGICANHVSSVANFLKGAHVTINARADEDVEPEAIMQKVAKASGANYSFHKEASNRFQDSGPQGPVGSVYQKTNAMSEIRKTNKDNFWAQAEKEEEKRRQEDRRKAEEERQKLERERKDRETKEAVQRDKRDKERSSQIDQQKKYQQQLEAESKEQEKQRWEEEQQQQNDAAQRKAVRRGDSVEKANEAASLISQRAVNPREMFKQRERGMTPSDSDAPSAAPDSPQPEPDLNDEQATFEKDEHEQETPPQEQRKEEAPAANSYVEETPYEEPAQVDESNSYEMTVEETSDKGICARALYDYQAADDTEISFDPDEIITGIEMIDEGWWRGYGPDGHFGMFPANYVELM
- the dbnlb gene encoding drebrin-like b isoform X2, producing MAVNLSKNGPALTAAYKEVVDEKSDTNWALFTYEGNSNDIRLVEKGDGGLEELVEELNSGKVMYAFCRVQDPNSGLPKYVLINWTGEGVKDARKGICANHVSSVANFLKGAHVTINARADEDVEPEAIMQKVAKASGANYSFHKEASNRFQDSGPQGPVGSVYQKTNAMSEIRKTNKDNFWAQAEKEEEKRRQEDRRKAEEERQKLERERKDRETKEAVQRDKRDKERSSQIDQQKKYQQQLEAESKEQEKQRWEAASLISQRAVNPREMFKQRERGMTPSDSDAPSAAPDSPQPGRLRSPFLSKQAYESERACSPPRQPSPSPVPAAVVRATEPDLNDEQATFEKDEHEQETPPQEQRKEEAPAANSYVEETPYEEPAQVDESNSYEMTVEETSDKGICARALYDYQAADDTEISFDPDEIITGIEMIDEGWWRGYGPDGHFGMFPANYVELM
- the dbnlb gene encoding drebrin-like b isoform X7, producing the protein MAVNLSKNGPALTAAYKEVVDEKSDTNWALFTYEGNSNDIRLVEKGDGGLEELVEELNSGKVMYAFCRVQDPNSGLPKYVLINWTGEGVKDARKGICANHVSSVANFLKGAHVTINARADEDVEPEAIMQKVAKASGANYSFHKEASNRFQDSGPQGPVGSVYQKTNAMSEIRKTNKDNFWAQAEKEEEKRRQEDRRKAEEERQKLERERKDRETKEAVQRDKRDKERSSQIDQQKKYQQQLEAESKEQEKQRWEAASLISQRAVNPREMFKQRERGMTPSDSDAPSAAPDSPQPEEAPAANSYVEETPYEEPAQVDESNSYEMTVEETSDKGICARALYDYQAADDTEISFDPDEIITGIEMIDEGWWRGYGPDGHFGMFPANYVELM
- the dbnlb gene encoding drebrin-like b isoform X5, which translates into the protein MAVNLSKNGPALTAAYKEVVDEKSDTNWALFTYEGNSNDIRLVEKGDGGLEELVEELNSGKVMYAFCRVQDPNSGLPKYVLINWTGEGVKDARKGICANHVSSVANFLKGAHVTINARADEDVEPEAIMQKVAKASGANYSFHKEASNRFQDSGPQGPVGSVYQKTNAMSEIRKTNKDNFWAQAEKEEEKRRQEDRRKAEEERQKLERERKDRETKEAVQRDKRDKERSSQIDQQKKYQQQLEAESKEQEKQRWEAASLISQRAVNPREMFKQRERGMTPSDSDAPSAAPDSPQPEPDLNDEQATFEKDEHEQETPPQEQRKEEAPAANSYVEETPYEEPAQVDESNSYEMTVEETSDKGICARALYDYQAADDTEISFDPDEIITGIEMIDEGWWRGYGPDGHFGMFPANYVELM
- the dbnlb gene encoding drebrin-like b isoform X6, with the protein product MAVNLSKNGPALTAAYKEVVDEKSDTNWALFTYEGNSNDIRLVEKGDGGLEELVEELNSGKVMYAFCRVQDPNSGLPKYVLINWTGEGVKDARKGICANHVSSVANFLKGAHVTINARADEDVEPEAIMQKVAKASGANYSFHKEASNRFQDSGPQGPVGSVYQKTNAMSEIRKTNKDNFWAQAEKEEEKRRQEDRRKAEEERQKLERERKDRETKEAVQRDKRDKERSSQIDQQKKYQQQLEAESKEQEKQRWEEEQQQQNDAAQRKAVRRGDSVEKANEAASLISQRAVNPREMFKQRERGMTPSDSDAPSAAPDSPQPEEAPAANSYVEETPYEEPAQVDESNSYEMTVEETSDKGICARALYDYQAADDTEISFDPDEIITGIEMIDEGWWRGYGPDGHFGMFPANYVELM
- the dbnlb gene encoding drebrin-like b isoform X3; this encodes MAVNLSKNGPALTAAYKEVVDEKSDTNWALFTYEGNSNDIRLVEKGDGGLEELVEELNSGKVMYAFCRVQDPNSGLPKYVLINWTGEGVKDARKGICANHVSSVANFLKGAHVTINARADEDVEPEAIMQKVAKASGANYSFHKEASNRFQDSGPQGPVGSVYQKTNAMSEIRKTNKDNFWAQAEKEEEKRRQEDRRKAEEERQKLERERKDRETKEAVQRDKRDKERSSQIDQQKKYQQQLEAESKEQEKQRWEEEQQQQNDAAQRKAVRRGDSVEKANEAASLISQRAVNPREMFKQRERGMTPSDSDAPSAAPDSPQPGRLRSPFLSKQAYESERACSPPRQPSPSPVPAAVVRATEEAPAANSYVEETPYEEPAQVDESNSYEMTVEETSDKGICARALYDYQAADDTEISFDPDEIITGIEMIDEGWWRGYGPDGHFGMFPANYVELM